The following proteins are co-located in the Pseudarthrobacter siccitolerans genome:
- a CDS encoding L,D-transpeptidase, with the protein MEPEIKPRRTGGAKKILVVAAVCLLAAVGGVFAAVAPGAAGGAIESEAGSAVRTSPGLALPVVAPVKLEAAPANGAKQVNPAAPVSLNVANGTIERVTLTSTGGETVEGSIDAKGTGWTAAGALKFNTDYSYTYVVKDSAGRETSTTQTFSTVSSSHEADAAIYPLDGMKVGVGQPLQVIFSEPVTNREAVEKAITISSSAGQAGAFHWYSDTMVRYRPENFWAANSTITMDMKLFGVDLGNGQIANFNKKVNVSIGDKKVAVADATAHTFTLSVNDQVVKTLPVSMGDQRFPSARGYGVLMEKKRYDHFRASSIGLKPDDPAYYGDVDVEYTIRLTLSGAYIHQALPSAFPFIGNTNVSHGCIGFAPDGAAWVFDNMGTGDVVQIVNTEGDFAAHTDGFGDWNIPWGEYDN; encoded by the coding sequence ATGGAGCCTGAAATCAAGCCCCGCCGGACCGGCGGAGCCAAGAAGATTCTTGTGGTGGCGGCCGTATGCCTCCTCGCCGCCGTAGGCGGCGTGTTCGCCGCGGTAGCCCCGGGAGCCGCCGGCGGCGCGATCGAATCCGAGGCAGGCTCCGCCGTCAGGACATCTCCCGGGCTCGCCCTGCCGGTGGTCGCCCCCGTGAAACTGGAGGCCGCACCCGCCAACGGTGCCAAACAGGTTAATCCTGCTGCGCCGGTGTCGCTGAATGTGGCCAACGGCACCATTGAACGGGTCACCCTCACCAGCACCGGCGGCGAGACCGTGGAAGGCAGCATTGACGCCAAGGGCACCGGTTGGACCGCGGCTGGAGCGTTGAAGTTCAACACGGACTACAGCTACACCTACGTGGTCAAGGACAGTGCCGGACGCGAGACAAGCACCACGCAGACGTTCAGCACTGTCTCCAGTTCCCATGAAGCCGATGCCGCCATCTATCCCCTGGACGGCATGAAAGTGGGTGTGGGGCAGCCCCTGCAGGTCATCTTCAGTGAACCTGTCACCAACCGCGAGGCCGTGGAGAAGGCCATCACCATTTCCAGCAGCGCCGGCCAGGCGGGCGCTTTCCACTGGTACAGCGACACCATGGTCCGGTACCGGCCCGAAAACTTCTGGGCCGCGAATTCCACCATCACCATGGACATGAAGCTGTTCGGCGTGGACTTGGGGAACGGCCAGATCGCCAACTTCAACAAGAAGGTGAACGTCTCCATCGGCGACAAGAAGGTGGCGGTGGCTGACGCTACAGCCCATACCTTCACGCTGAGCGTCAACGACCAAGTGGTCAAGACGCTGCCCGTCAGCATGGGGGACCAGCGCTTCCCGTCTGCCCGGGGCTACGGCGTTCTGATGGAGAAGAAACGCTATGACCACTTCCGCGCCTCGAGCATTGGACTGAAGCCGGACGACCCCGCTTACTACGGCGACGTGGACGTCGAATACACCATCCGGCTTACCCTCAGCGGCGCGTATATCCACCAGGCCCTGCCGTCCGCCTTCCCGTTCATCGGCAACACAAACGTCTCCCATGGCTGCATCGGGTTCGCTCCCGACGGCGCTGCCTGGGTTTTCGACAACATGGGCACCGGCGACGTGGTCCAGATCGTCAACACCGAGGGTGACTTCGCGGCCCACACTGACGGCTTCGGTGACTGGAACATCCCTTGGGGCGAATACGACAACTAG
- a CDS encoding RDD family protein — MSSIVTGEAVVLELRPASFAARALGLLLDMALSIVLLVVILIGLSAAGGDLDGAAQRALVLASVVFCLVIVPVAVETLSRGLSLGKLAVGLRVVREDGGAIRFRHALIRGLTGFLEIYLTFGGLAIAVALFNERSRRLGDLLAGTYAIRRRVPVEQSAPVFVPPRLQAWAAAADIGRIPDATARRASQFIRQAGRMAPLSRAGMAESIATELAARVAPPPPPGTSPDDYLAAVVAERRSRELARLSKARRRNAETGERLHRLPFSS, encoded by the coding sequence GTGAGTTCGATCGTCACGGGGGAAGCAGTCGTTCTGGAATTGCGTCCGGCCTCCTTCGCGGCGCGCGCCCTGGGCTTGCTCCTGGATATGGCGTTGAGCATCGTGTTGCTGGTGGTGATCCTGATAGGGCTGTCGGCCGCCGGCGGGGACCTGGACGGGGCCGCCCAGCGGGCGTTGGTCCTTGCCAGTGTGGTCTTTTGCCTGGTAATCGTTCCGGTGGCGGTGGAGACCCTGAGCCGCGGGCTCTCGCTGGGCAAGCTTGCGGTGGGCCTCCGCGTAGTCCGGGAGGACGGGGGCGCCATCCGCTTCCGCCATGCCCTCATCCGCGGCCTGACCGGATTCCTGGAAATCTACTTGACCTTCGGCGGCCTTGCCATCGCCGTGGCCCTCTTTAATGAGAGGTCACGCCGGCTGGGCGACCTGCTGGCCGGGACGTACGCCATCCGCAGGCGGGTACCGGTGGAACAATCCGCGCCCGTGTTCGTTCCGCCCCGGCTCCAGGCCTGGGCGGCTGCAGCTGACATCGGAAGGATTCCGGACGCGACGGCGCGGCGGGCATCCCAGTTCATCCGGCAGGCCGGCCGCATGGCGCCCCTGTCCAGGGCCGGAATGGCTGAGTCAATCGCCACCGAACTGGCGGCCCGCGTTGCTCCTCCCCCGCCTCCCGGAACCAGCCCTGACGACTACCTTGCCGCCGTCGTTGCTGAGCGGCGGAGCAGGGAGCTGGCCAGGCTGAGCAAGGCCCGACGGCGGAATGCTGAGACCGGTGAGCGGCTGCACCGGCTGCCTTTCAGCAGTTAG
- a CDS encoding DUF3499 domain-containing protein, whose product MGAIRQCSRSACRQSAVATLTYVYADSTAVLGPLATYAEPHCYDLCEQHAGSLTVPRGWEVLRLAMPTTPQQPGPDDLLALANAVRDAAALPAQPQPATAKRGPHSALEAPAGAEGTRRGHLRVLREPS is encoded by the coding sequence GTGGGAGCTATCCGTCAGTGTTCGAGATCTGCGTGCCGCCAGTCAGCGGTGGCTACCCTGACGTACGTCTATGCGGACTCCACCGCGGTCCTCGGTCCGCTGGCCACCTATGCCGAGCCCCATTGCTACGATCTGTGCGAGCAGCACGCCGGCTCCCTGACCGTCCCGCGGGGCTGGGAGGTCCTGCGCCTCGCCATGCCCACCACTCCGCAGCAGCCGGGCCCCGATGACCTGCTGGCCCTGGCCAATGCTGTGCGGGACGCCGCTGCATTGCCGGCCCAGCCGCAGCCGGCCACTGCCAAACGCGGGCCGCATTCAGCACTGGAAGCTCCGGCCGGAGCGGAAGGTACCCGAAGGGGCCACCTGCGCGTCCTGCGGGAACCGTCCTGA
- the ahcY gene encoding adenosylhomocysteinase, protein MAFDYKVADISLAEAGRHQIRLAEHEMPGLMSLREEFGPSQPLKGARIAGSLHMTVQTAVLIETLTALGAEVRWASCNIFSTQDEAAAAVVVGKGTVEDPQGVPVFAWKGETLEEYWWTAEQILTWPGAESDPELGPNMILDDGGDATMLVHKGVEFEAVGNVPSADPADSEEYGIFLEVLRRSLAADPKKWTRTAATIKGVSEETTTGVHRLYQLAEQGKLLFPAINVNDSVTKSKFDNKYGIRHSLPDGINRATDVLMGGKVAVVCGYGDVGKGAAEALRGQGSRVIVTEIDPICALQAAMDGYQVAKLESVLAQGDIFITTTGNKDVIMAEHMAGMKNKAIVGNIGHFDNEMDMAGLAKIPGIRKVEIKPQVHEWVFDAGTAAERSIIVLSEGRLLNLGNATGHPSFVMSNSFANQTIAQIELWTKKDQAAGEREYENQVYVLPKVLDEKVARLHLDALGVELTELTKDQAEYLDLDVAGPYKPEHYRY, encoded by the coding sequence ATGGCTTTTGATTACAAGGTTGCCGACATCTCGCTGGCTGAAGCCGGCCGGCACCAGATCCGCCTTGCCGAGCACGAGATGCCCGGCCTGATGTCCCTGCGCGAGGAGTTCGGCCCCAGCCAGCCGCTCAAGGGCGCGCGGATCGCCGGATCGCTGCACATGACCGTGCAGACCGCCGTGCTGATCGAAACGCTGACGGCCCTCGGCGCAGAGGTCCGCTGGGCTTCCTGTAACATCTTCTCCACCCAGGATGAGGCAGCTGCCGCCGTCGTGGTGGGCAAGGGCACCGTGGAGGACCCGCAGGGCGTGCCGGTGTTCGCCTGGAAGGGTGAAACCCTGGAGGAATACTGGTGGACCGCCGAGCAGATCCTCACCTGGCCCGGTGCCGAATCCGATCCCGAGCTCGGCCCCAACATGATCCTGGACGACGGCGGCGACGCCACTATGCTGGTGCACAAGGGCGTGGAGTTCGAAGCAGTGGGCAACGTGCCCTCCGCCGACCCCGCCGACTCCGAGGAGTACGGAATCTTCCTGGAGGTCCTCCGCCGCTCCCTCGCGGCGGACCCGAAGAAATGGACCCGGACAGCCGCCACCATCAAGGGCGTCAGCGAAGAAACCACCACCGGCGTGCACCGCCTCTACCAGCTGGCCGAGCAGGGCAAGCTGCTGTTCCCCGCGATCAATGTCAACGATTCCGTCACCAAGAGCAAGTTCGACAACAAGTACGGGATCCGGCACTCACTCCCGGACGGCATCAACCGCGCCACCGACGTGCTCATGGGCGGCAAGGTCGCCGTCGTCTGTGGCTACGGCGACGTCGGCAAGGGTGCGGCCGAGGCACTCCGCGGCCAGGGGTCCCGGGTCATCGTCACCGAAATCGACCCCATTTGTGCGCTGCAGGCGGCGATGGACGGCTACCAGGTGGCCAAGCTTGAGTCCGTGCTGGCCCAGGGTGACATCTTCATCACCACCACGGGGAATAAGGACGTCATCATGGCCGAGCACATGGCGGGCATGAAGAACAAGGCGATCGTGGGCAACATCGGCCACTTCGACAACGAGATGGACATGGCCGGGCTCGCGAAGATCCCGGGCATCAGGAAAGTGGAGATCAAACCGCAGGTCCACGAGTGGGTTTTCGACGCCGGGACCGCCGCTGAGCGTTCCATCATCGTCCTGTCCGAAGGCCGGCTGCTGAACCTGGGCAACGCCACAGGTCACCCGTCCTTCGTGATGAGCAACTCGTTTGCCAACCAGACCATTGCCCAGATCGAGCTGTGGACCAAGAAGGACCAGGCGGCGGGCGAGCGCGAGTACGAAAACCAGGTCTACGTCCTGCCCAAGGTCCTGGATGAAAAGGTGGCACGCCTGCACCTGGACGCCCTGGGTGTGGAGCTCACCGAGCTGACCAAGGACCAGGCGGAGTACCTGGACCTCGACGTGGCCGGCCCCTACAAGCCCGAGCACTATCGTTACTAA
- a CDS encoding stage II sporulation protein M, whose product MDMDAFSAVNADKWSRLHHLAYKARLTGSEADELLALYQSTSAHLSLIRSLAPESGLSASLSATLAQARTRFTGARSNVMADLARFFVVALPAALYRLTWLTLACGAAFVIIGTVYALWIAGSPEALRAVASEAAARQYVEEDFINYYSENPAASFAGAVWTNNAWISAQAVALGITGVWVPMILFANAQGVGIAAGIFTAAGKPDVFFSYILPHGLMELTAVFIACAAGLRIFWAMVSPGPRTRGRAVAEEGRSLITVALGLVLVLFASGLVEGFVTPSALPVWAKIGIGASVLAGYWLYVVACGRPAYLAGERGDLRREDAGYSGIAA is encoded by the coding sequence GTGGATATGGACGCGTTCTCCGCCGTCAATGCGGACAAGTGGTCCCGGTTGCACCACTTGGCCTACAAGGCCAGGCTCACCGGGTCCGAAGCAGACGAACTGCTGGCCCTGTACCAGTCCACGTCCGCCCACCTGTCGCTCATCCGGTCCCTGGCTCCGGAAAGCGGCCTCTCCGCGTCCCTTTCGGCCACGCTGGCGCAGGCCCGGACCCGCTTCACCGGAGCGCGCTCCAATGTCATGGCGGACCTGGCGCGGTTCTTTGTGGTGGCCCTTCCTGCGGCGCTGTACCGGCTCACCTGGCTCACCCTGGCCTGTGGTGCCGCGTTTGTCATCATCGGGACGGTGTATGCGCTGTGGATAGCCGGGAGCCCTGAGGCCTTGCGGGCAGTGGCCTCCGAGGCGGCGGCCCGGCAGTACGTCGAAGAAGACTTCATCAACTATTACTCAGAAAACCCTGCCGCCTCCTTCGCCGGTGCCGTCTGGACCAACAACGCCTGGATCAGCGCACAAGCCGTGGCCCTGGGGATCACCGGCGTGTGGGTGCCCATGATCCTGTTCGCCAACGCCCAAGGGGTAGGCATTGCCGCAGGCATCTTCACCGCAGCCGGCAAGCCGGATGTTTTCTTCAGCTACATCCTGCCGCACGGCCTGATGGAACTCACGGCAGTGTTCATCGCCTGCGCCGCCGGCCTGCGGATCTTCTGGGCCATGGTTTCGCCCGGCCCGCGTACCCGGGGCAGGGCCGTGGCAGAGGAAGGGAGGTCTCTGATCACCGTTGCCCTGGGGCTGGTCCTGGTGCTTTTCGCCTCCGGACTGGTGGAAGGTTTCGTGACACCCAGTGCGCTGCCGGTGTGGGCAAAGATCGGTATCGGAGCCTCAGTACTGGCAGGGTACTGGCTCTATGTTGTCGCGTGTGGCCGGCCTGCCTACCTGGCGGGGGAGCGCGGCGACCTGCGCCGCGAGGATGCCGGCTATTCCGGGATCGCTGCCTGA
- a CDS encoding Trm112 family protein: MPKISPELLSVLRCPVTGSPLVQEGEELVATAADESGVKPRYAIEDGIPLLLPPELLAAAASAGSDQHDASMAAPPAE, translated from the coding sequence ATGCCAAAGATCAGTCCTGAACTGCTGTCCGTCCTGCGTTGTCCCGTGACAGGTTCGCCCTTGGTACAGGAGGGCGAGGAACTTGTTGCCACCGCCGCGGACGAGTCCGGAGTGAAGCCCCGCTACGCCATCGAGGACGGCATTCCGCTCTTGCTTCCGCCCGAACTGCTGGCAGCCGCCGCTTCCGCTGGTTCGGACCAGCACGATGCGTCCATGGCTGCGCCGCCCGCAGAGTAG
- a CDS encoding TIGR01906 family membrane protein: MKDETPARARRAEPEPDPVLDTSEDSDEPAFSWLTGGAESDSPAADGSREPDRTDSAATGSPGTDPRTVREPDSDRGPVGDEDAPTRLNAGNARSATAGATAATGAAAPRQGNVDQPESRADRKAAEAAVEEPGPAASHGSSPVFREQLPTSALQVRPPQEEVERRNAQRESAANAKPVAPRVMQVLLAIFFPLVLLILAVRAVTSPLFLWVEYNRPGFPGDGYGFSTDDRMTYGSYAVDYLNNWAGPRYLGDLVYRSGGKLFKDGEVSHMADVKLVILSTFSAGVLLVLVSLIAILYLRRRSSGGVRRGLFAGAIITLVLILGLGTLAVLGWQQFFTEFHRIFFAEGSWTFSMDDTLIRLFPGQFWIDAGMVIGGLVLVTALVTLVLTWPTRRRRGLLKDGAGAAGEQPADQA; the protein is encoded by the coding sequence GTGAAAGACGAAACTCCTGCCCGCGCCCGGCGTGCCGAGCCAGAGCCGGACCCGGTCCTGGACACATCAGAGGACTCCGACGAGCCGGCGTTCTCCTGGCTGACCGGGGGCGCCGAATCCGACAGTCCCGCCGCGGACGGCTCTCGTGAACCGGACCGCACCGATTCAGCCGCCACCGGATCGCCCGGCACCGACCCCAGAACTGTCCGTGAGCCTGACAGCGACCGCGGACCGGTCGGGGATGAAGACGCCCCGACGCGGCTGAATGCAGGGAATGCGCGATCTGCAACTGCAGGAGCCACGGCCGCAACCGGCGCGGCTGCCCCACGTCAGGGCAACGTTGACCAGCCGGAAAGCCGGGCGGACCGCAAAGCCGCCGAGGCCGCCGTCGAAGAGCCGGGGCCGGCTGCAAGCCACGGAAGCTCCCCCGTTTTCCGGGAGCAGCTTCCCACCTCGGCCCTGCAGGTCCGTCCGCCCCAGGAGGAGGTGGAGCGCCGCAATGCCCAGCGGGAGAGCGCGGCAAACGCCAAGCCCGTGGCCCCGCGGGTGATGCAGGTCCTGCTCGCCATTTTCTTCCCGCTGGTTTTGCTGATCCTCGCCGTGCGGGCTGTGACCAGTCCTCTGTTCCTGTGGGTGGAATACAACCGTCCCGGGTTTCCCGGCGACGGCTACGGGTTCAGCACCGACGACAGAATGACCTACGGCTCCTACGCCGTGGACTACCTCAACAACTGGGCGGGGCCGCGCTACCTGGGGGACCTGGTATACCGCAGCGGCGGCAAGCTCTTCAAGGACGGCGAAGTCAGCCACATGGCGGACGTCAAGCTGGTGATCCTGTCCACCTTCAGCGCCGGCGTGCTGCTGGTCCTGGTGAGCCTCATCGCTATCCTTTACCTGCGCAGGCGCAGCTCCGGGGGCGTCAGGAGGGGCCTGTTCGCCGGCGCCATCATCACGCTGGTGCTGATCCTCGGCCTGGGAACCCTGGCCGTGCTGGGCTGGCAGCAGTTCTTCACGGAATTCCACCGGATCTTCTTCGCCGAGGGCTCCTGGACGTTCAGCATGGATGACACTCTGATCCGGCTGTTCCCCGGCCAGTTCTGGATTGACGCCGGAATGGTGATTGGCGGCCTGGTACTGGTGACCGCGCTGGTGACGCTGGTCCTCACCTGGCCAACACGCCGCCGGCGTGGCCTGCTGAAGGACGGAGCCGGCGCGGCAGGGGAGCAGCCCGCCGATCAGGCGTAA
- a CDS encoding AMP-dependent synthetase/ligase: protein MREASTELLVELDAASNVTDLLLERQAANPAHALYRRKGPNGWVDVPAQKFLQDVSALAKGLIAGGLEPGDTVAVMSATSYEWTLVDFAIWFAGGVTVPIYETSSASQVEWILHDAGVRRVFAQDRGKAGLVTAVLAGSPLLRDRLVNVVRMDSDGDAPNLASLAAAGMGVTDAELERHRSKAVLDDVASLVYTSGTTGKPKGCEITHGNFALVAKNIVAFLPELLLQDQARTLMFLPLAHVLARAVQVVCLTAGATLGHSPGAAGLLEDLGSFRPTFLLVVPRIFEKVRAAAAHKAAAGGKARLFSAASATAIEYSKAEDRRSRGEGNGPGLLCRIRHGIFDRVLYPRLRQAMGGQVGYTVSGASPLGLDDAHFFRGAGIPVLEGYGLTETTAPCTANTPSRTRVGSVGIPIPGTTVRVAEDGEILVKGIGVFRGYHANQAANAEAFVDGFFRTGDLGELDPQGFLTITGRKKDLLVTAGGKNVAPGPLEEKIRAHQLVGHAVVVGDGKPFISALVTLDPEGLANWCSERSLPSRTIREAASDLQVVAAVQDAVDQANQLVSKAESIRKFSLLDAELTVESGHLTPSLKVKRHAVVRDFEAEIAKLYA, encoded by the coding sequence GTGAGAGAAGCGAGCACGGAACTGCTGGTTGAGCTTGACGCTGCCAGCAACGTCACGGACCTGTTACTGGAGCGGCAGGCGGCCAACCCTGCCCATGCCCTGTACCGGCGCAAGGGGCCCAACGGTTGGGTGGATGTGCCGGCGCAGAAATTCCTGCAGGACGTCAGCGCCCTTGCCAAGGGCCTCATCGCGGGCGGGCTCGAGCCCGGTGACACCGTAGCTGTGATGTCGGCTACCTCCTATGAGTGGACGCTGGTGGATTTCGCCATCTGGTTTGCCGGCGGCGTGACCGTTCCCATCTATGAAACGTCCTCCGCAAGCCAGGTGGAGTGGATCCTGCACGACGCCGGCGTCCGGCGCGTGTTCGCGCAGGACCGCGGCAAGGCGGGGCTTGTAACGGCTGTCCTGGCGGGCTCGCCCCTGCTGCGGGACCGCCTGGTCAACGTGGTCCGGATGGATTCCGACGGCGATGCCCCCAATCTCGCGAGCCTTGCCGCTGCAGGCATGGGTGTCACCGATGCCGAGCTGGAACGGCACCGGAGCAAGGCGGTGCTGGACGACGTCGCTTCCCTGGTCTACACCTCCGGAACCACAGGCAAGCCCAAAGGGTGCGAAATCACGCACGGCAACTTCGCCCTGGTAGCCAAGAACATCGTTGCCTTCCTTCCGGAGCTGCTGCTCCAGGATCAGGCCCGGACGTTGATGTTCCTGCCGCTCGCCCATGTGCTGGCCCGCGCAGTGCAGGTGGTCTGCCTGACCGCCGGTGCCACGCTGGGACACTCACCGGGCGCGGCGGGTCTCCTGGAGGACCTGGGTTCATTCCGGCCCACCTTCCTGCTGGTGGTTCCGCGGATCTTTGAAAAGGTACGTGCCGCCGCGGCCCACAAGGCAGCTGCAGGGGGCAAAGCCCGGTTGTTCAGTGCCGCCTCTGCCACTGCCATTGAGTACTCCAAGGCGGAGGACCGGCGAAGCCGCGGTGAGGGCAACGGCCCCGGCTTGTTGTGCCGGATCCGGCACGGGATCTTTGACCGGGTGCTCTACCCGCGGCTCCGCCAGGCCATGGGCGGCCAGGTGGGGTACACCGTTTCCGGCGCCAGCCCGCTGGGCCTGGATGACGCCCACTTCTTCCGCGGCGCCGGGATCCCGGTGCTGGAAGGGTACGGCCTGACGGAAACGACGGCCCCGTGCACGGCGAACACCCCGTCGCGTACCCGGGTGGGATCAGTGGGTATCCCCATCCCGGGCACTACCGTCCGGGTGGCCGAAGACGGGGAGATCCTGGTGAAGGGGATCGGCGTCTTCCGGGGTTACCACGCCAACCAGGCCGCGAACGCCGAGGCTTTTGTTGACGGTTTCTTCCGCACCGGCGATCTCGGGGAACTGGACCCGCAGGGCTTCCTCACCATTACAGGGCGCAAAAAGGATCTGCTGGTCACGGCCGGCGGCAAAAACGTGGCGCCCGGGCCGCTCGAGGAAAAAATCCGCGCACACCAGCTCGTGGGCCACGCCGTGGTGGTGGGTGACGGCAAACCGTTTATCTCAGCCCTGGTGACCCTCGATCCCGAGGGCCTGGCGAACTGGTGCTCGGAGCGGAGCCTGCCTTCCCGGACCATCCGCGAGGCGGCCAGCGATCTGCAGGTGGTGGCCGCTGTCCAGGATGCGGTGGACCAGGCGAACCAGCTCGTGTCCAAGGCGGAGTCCATCCGCAAGTTCAGCCTGCTGGACGCTGAACTCACGGTCGAATCAGGTCATCTCACGCCGTCGCTCAAGGTGAAGCGCCACGCCGTCGTACGCGACTTCGAAGCCGAGATCGCCAAGCTTTACGCCTGA
- a CDS encoding dolichyl-phosphate-mannose--protein mannosyltransferase, protein MGLVTQTSTRPAGAGHATPAASTKSPPGAGGQPGNAPVRSWITRPAEAFTVESLRARLLDRPHQWRDYPPSLRLWFLLVPVLTAVAGGVLRFVRLESPHKLVFDETYYVKDAYSLLMSGYERAWPDKANDSFNAGNPGVLLNTPEYVVHPPAGKWMIAAGMWLFGADNSFGWRFSAALAGTLSILLLSLIALKLFGSLPLAGAAGLLLAVDGHHLVMSRTSLLDIFLMFWVLAAFGALLLDRDDGRRRLAARLARAADASGGRPTPAQLLSGPWLGIRWWRIAAGVCLGLAVGTKWSGLFFLAGFGVLTVLWDLSARRVAGIRGWISGGIIRDGVPAFLGTVPVAAVVYAASWTGWFRSEDAYFRRWAQSNPSAEWGWLPDSVRSLAHYHLEAYKFHQGLGSEHPYEASAWSWLVMGRPTSFFYESPERGTPGCDFDRCTAAILSVGNPLIWWTAAISLVVLLFWWAGRRDWRAGAVLAGMAAGYLPWFMYPERTMFYFYAVSFEPFLLLALVYCLGLVLGKTTDPPWRRRSGLYVLVVFVAAAMLLSAFFYPVWAAEIIQYQEWRLRMWMPSWI, encoded by the coding sequence ATGGGGCTCGTGACGCAGACCTCGACGCGGCCAGCCGGGGCCGGACACGCCACACCTGCGGCGTCCACTAAAAGCCCGCCAGGAGCCGGCGGCCAGCCCGGAAACGCCCCGGTCCGTTCGTGGATCACCCGGCCAGCCGAGGCTTTTACCGTTGAATCCCTGCGGGCCCGGCTGCTGGACCGTCCGCACCAATGGCGGGACTACCCGCCGTCACTGCGGTTGTGGTTCCTGCTGGTTCCGGTCCTGACGGCCGTCGCAGGCGGGGTTCTCCGGTTCGTCCGGCTGGAGAGCCCGCACAAGCTCGTCTTCGACGAGACCTACTACGTCAAGGATGCCTACTCGCTCCTTATGAGCGGCTACGAACGGGCGTGGCCGGACAAAGCCAATGATTCTTTCAACGCCGGCAACCCCGGCGTGCTCCTGAACACCCCCGAATATGTTGTCCATCCCCCGGCGGGAAAGTGGATGATAGCCGCTGGCATGTGGCTCTTCGGCGCGGACAATTCCTTTGGCTGGCGCTTCTCCGCGGCCCTGGCGGGCACCCTGTCCATCCTGCTCCTGTCGCTCATCGCGCTGAAGCTCTTCGGGTCCCTGCCGCTGGCGGGAGCCGCCGGCCTCCTGCTGGCCGTGGACGGCCACCACCTGGTGATGTCCCGGACGTCGCTGCTGGACATCTTCCTGATGTTTTGGGTCCTTGCGGCGTTCGGTGCCCTGCTGCTCGACCGGGATGACGGACGACGGCGGCTGGCCGCCCGGCTTGCCCGTGCAGCGGACGCCAGCGGGGGACGTCCCACTCCGGCGCAGCTCCTGTCCGGGCCCTGGCTGGGCATCCGCTGGTGGCGGATCGCTGCAGGCGTCTGCCTGGGGCTCGCCGTGGGAACCAAGTGGTCCGGGCTGTTCTTCCTTGCCGGATTTGGCGTCCTTACCGTGCTGTGGGACCTCAGCGCGCGCCGGGTTGCTGGCATCCGCGGCTGGATCAGCGGCGGCATCATCAGGGACGGCGTTCCAGCCTTCCTGGGCACGGTTCCGGTTGCCGCGGTGGTTTACGCCGCGAGCTGGACGGGCTGGTTCCGGTCGGAGGACGCCTACTTCCGCCGCTGGGCGCAAAGCAATCCTTCCGCGGAATGGGGATGGCTGCCGGACTCGGTCCGGTCCCTCGCGCACTACCACCTGGAGGCGTACAAGTTCCATCAGGGCCTGGGTTCGGAACACCCCTATGAGGCAAGTGCCTGGAGCTGGCTGGTGATGGGCCGGCCGACGTCGTTCTTTTACGAATCCCCCGAGCGCGGTACCCCCGGCTGCGACTTTGACCGGTGTACGGCCGCCATCCTGTCCGTAGGGAATCCGTTGATCTGGTGGACGGCCGCCATTTCGCTGGTGGTGCTCCTGTTCTGGTGGGCTGGACGCCGTGACTGGCGGGCCGGAGCCGTGCTGGCGGGCATGGCCGCCGGATACCTGCCCTGGTTTATGTACCCCGAACGGACCATGTTCTACTTCTACGCGGTGTCCTTCGAGCCGTTCCTGCTGTTGGCGCTGGTCTACTGCCTGGGGCTGGTCCTGGGGAAAACGACGGATCCGCCCTGGCGCCGGCGGTCCGGCCTGTATGTGTTGGTGGTGTTTGTCGCGGCGGCAATGCTGCTCTCCGCCTTCTTCTATCCGGTCTGGGCCGCCGAGATCATCCAGTACCAGGAGTGGAGGCTTCGTATGTGGATGCCGTCCTGGATCTAG